Proteins encoded by one window of Candidatus Paceibacterota bacterium:
- a CDS encoding choice-of-anchor R domain-containing protein, giving the protein MKALRATLSAFALFLLGAPSLQATTVASNLDRPYVGFYRSVTSGEWAATSFTTGNQPAVLHAASLELFAQGGTATFVLDLRQNAIAFPGTELGQFLNTPSTSSSSAVLLTFASAFTLQPNTTYWLALTATSGTGAWLQTSVGPPDTWAINALAYSPDDGTAWEGPFAQAGYLSLEATIIPEPSACALLGAATAGLACVRRKLRRSAAPAAGKRKKGSDHSLVRFPHR; this is encoded by the coding sequence ATGAAGGCACTCAGAGCGACCCTTTCAGCTTTCGCACTCTTCCTTCTCGGAGCCCCCAGTCTCCAGGCCACCACGGTGGCGTCCAACCTGGACCGGCCCTACGTCGGTTTCTATCGGAGCGTCACGTCCGGCGAATGGGCCGCCACTTCCTTCACGACCGGCAATCAGCCCGCAGTGTTGCACGCGGCCAGCCTCGAACTGTTCGCCCAAGGTGGCACCGCCACCTTTGTGCTGGACCTGCGACAGAACGCCATCGCGTTTCCAGGCACCGAGCTGGGGCAATTCCTCAACACCCCTTCCACCAGCAGCAGCAGCGCCGTGCTCCTGACCTTTGCCAGCGCTTTCACCTTGCAGCCCAATACGACTTACTGGCTGGCGCTGACGGCCACTTCCGGAACCGGAGCCTGGCTGCAAACCTCCGTTGGCCCCCCCGACACCTGGGCCATCAACGCTTTGGCCTACAGCCCCGATGATGGCACGGCGTGGGAGGGACCCTTTGCCCAGGCAGGCTATCTCAGCCTGGAGGCAACCATCATCCCTGAGCCCTCCGCCTGCGCGCTCCTGGGCGCGGCCACCGCCGGCCTGGCTTGCGTGCGCAGAAAGCTCCGGCGCTCGGCTGCTCCGGCGGCCGGAAAAAGGAAAAAGGGGTCAGACCATAGTTTGGTGCGATTCCCGCACCGGTGA
- a CDS encoding coat protein, which translates to MAKTAVADIIIPTEFEKYAIERTAELSRFGRSGIVETGDAFDRIAAQGGREVKMPFWKDLSATRQLLSDSASLTVNKIQADQDIARIHNDAQAWSVNH; encoded by the coding sequence ATGGCTAAGACAGCAGTGGCGGACATTATCATCCCCACGGAGTTTGAGAAATACGCCATCGAGCGGACAGCCGAGCTGTCGCGCTTTGGCAGATCGGGCATCGTCGAGACGGGCGATGCGTTTGACCGGATCGCGGCGCAGGGCGGGCGCGAGGTGAAGATGCCGTTCTGGAAGGACCTGAGCGCGACGCGGCAGTTGCTGAGCGATTCGGCGTCGCTGACGGTGAACAAGATCCAGGCGGACCAGGACATCGCGCGGATCCACAACGACGCGCAGGCGTGGAGCGTGAACCAC